From a region of the Nocardia sp. XZ_19_385 genome:
- a CDS encoding SgcJ/EcaC family oxidoreductase, whose translation MSIESTYAPADTEAELAAIREVIATVDHAQRNELVDEFIALFREDAIWTTGHGKRLFGRAAIAEFTAQVLPGATKDGGHATYDFEYAMFIRPDVAAVKLHQRYFDADGNLIGEGAPLYVMAKEDGRWLLTANQNTPIVAS comes from the coding sequence ATGAGCATCGAGTCGACCTACGCCCCCGCCGATACCGAAGCCGAACTCGCCGCGATCCGCGAGGTCATCGCCACCGTCGATCACGCCCAGCGCAACGAGCTCGTCGACGAGTTCATCGCGCTGTTCCGCGAAGACGCGATTTGGACCACCGGGCACGGCAAACGTCTCTTCGGCCGCGCCGCCATCGCCGAATTCACCGCGCAGGTTCTCCCCGGCGCCACCAAAGACGGCGGCCACGCCACCTACGACTTCGAATACGCGATGTTCATCCGCCCCGACGTCGCCGCCGTCAAGCTGCACCAGCGCTACTTCGACGCCGACGGCAACCTGATCGGTGAAGGCGCTCCGCTCTACGTCATGGCCAAGGAAGACGGCCGCTGGCTGCTCACCGCCAACCAGAACACCCCGATCGTCGCGAGCTGA
- the hemW gene encoding radical SAM family heme chaperone HemW → MSSSAPTGTEATAPVLHDFGGGPFGIYIHVPFCATRCGYCDFNTYTAGELGTSASPQSWLEALRGELGTAAAAFAELPADTPEVATIFVGGGTPSLLGGDGLANVLDAVRAEFTLAPGAEITTESNPESTSPEFFEQLLAGGFTRVSLGMQSAAQHVLKILDRTHTPGRAVAAAKEARAAGFEHVNLDLIYGTPGERDADLDASLDAVLDAGVDHVSAYSLIVEDGTAMARKVRRGELPAPDDDVLAARYERIDSRLAAAGLTWYEVSNWAANDSARCRHNLGYWDGGDWLGAGPGAHSHVGGVRWWNVKHPARYADRVALGGLPAAGWEALSEEERYTERVMLTVRLHTGLPLTDLDPTGVAAAERVLVDGLAELVDGRLVLTARGRLLADGVVRDLLT, encoded by the coding sequence GTGAGTTCTTCCGCCCCCACGGGAACCGAAGCGACCGCGCCTGTGCTGCACGACTTCGGGGGCGGGCCCTTCGGCATCTACATTCATGTGCCGTTCTGCGCGACCCGGTGCGGGTACTGCGACTTCAACACCTACACCGCCGGTGAGCTGGGCACTTCGGCGTCGCCGCAATCCTGGCTGGAAGCCCTGCGCGGCGAGCTGGGCACGGCGGCCGCGGCCTTCGCGGAACTGCCTGCCGATACCCCTGAGGTCGCAACGATTTTCGTCGGCGGCGGCACGCCGTCACTGCTCGGCGGCGACGGTCTCGCGAACGTGCTGGACGCGGTGCGCGCGGAATTCACCCTGGCCCCCGGCGCGGAGATCACCACAGAATCGAACCCGGAATCGACATCCCCCGAATTCTTCGAGCAGTTGCTCGCGGGCGGGTTCACCAGAGTGTCGCTGGGCATGCAATCCGCGGCGCAGCATGTGCTGAAGATCCTGGACCGGACCCACACTCCTGGCCGTGCGGTCGCCGCCGCGAAGGAAGCCCGCGCGGCCGGTTTCGAGCACGTCAACCTCGACCTCATCTACGGCACCCCGGGCGAACGCGACGCCGACCTCGACGCCAGTTTGGACGCGGTCCTCGACGCCGGCGTCGACCACGTGTCCGCCTATTCGCTGATCGTCGAAGACGGCACCGCCATGGCTCGCAAGGTCCGCCGCGGCGAACTGCCCGCCCCCGATGACGACGTCCTGGCCGCCCGCTACGAACGCATCGATTCCCGCCTCGCCGCCGCCGGTCTCACCTGGTACGAGGTATCCAATTGGGCGGCAAACGATTCCGCCCGCTGCCGTCACAATCTCGGCTACTGGGACGGCGGCGATTGGCTCGGCGCGGGCCCGGGCGCCCACAGTCACGTCGGCGGCGTCCGTTGGTGGAACGTCAAACACCCGGCCCGCTACGCCGATCGCGTCGCCCTCGGCGGCCTCCCCGCCGCAGGCTGGGAAGCCCTCTCCGAGGAAGAGCGCTACACCGAACGGGTGATGCTCACAGTCCGCCTACACACCGGCTTGCCGCTGACCGACCTGGACCCGACCGGCGTCGCCGCTGCGGAGCGCGTCCTCGTCGATGGCCTGGCCGAACTCGTCGACGGCCGTCTCGTCCTCACCGCCCGCGGGCGCCTCCTCGCCGACGGCGTAGTCCGCGACTTGCTGACCTGA
- the hrcA gene encoding heat-inducible transcriptional repressor HrcA yields the protein MSSTEDRRFEVLRAIVADYVSTKEPIGSKTLVDRHNLGVSSATVRNDMAVLEAEGYITQPHTSSGRIPTDKGYRQFVDRISEVKPLSGAERRAIMEFLESGVDLDDVLRRGVRLLAQLTRQVAVVQYPTVSASTVRHIEVVALNPARLLLVVITDTGRVDQRLVELGALVDDDDLAALRGLLGNAMDGKRLAMASAAVAELPETAPPKLRDVLIRVSTVLVETLVEHPEERLVLGGTANLTRNAADFGLPGSLRQVLEALEEQVVVLKLLAATQQPGTVTVRIGEETQVEQMRTTSVVSTAYGTSGAVLGGMGVLGPTRMDYPGTIASVAAVARYIGEVLAER from the coding sequence ATGTCGAGCACCGAGGACAGGCGCTTCGAAGTCCTGCGGGCGATCGTCGCGGACTATGTCTCGACGAAGGAGCCCATCGGGTCGAAAACCCTGGTGGACCGGCACAATCTGGGTGTTTCCAGTGCGACCGTCCGCAATGACATGGCAGTGCTGGAGGCCGAGGGCTACATCACTCAGCCGCACACCAGCTCCGGTCGCATCCCGACCGACAAGGGCTATCGCCAGTTCGTCGACCGCATCTCCGAAGTCAAGCCGCTGTCCGGCGCCGAACGCCGGGCCATCATGGAATTCCTCGAATCCGGCGTCGATCTCGATGACGTGCTGCGCCGCGGCGTGCGCTTGCTGGCCCAGCTGACCAGGCAGGTCGCCGTCGTCCAGTACCCCACGGTGTCGGCGTCGACAGTGCGTCACATCGAGGTCGTCGCGCTCAACCCGGCCCGGCTGCTGCTCGTGGTGATCACCGACACCGGCCGCGTCGATCAGCGCCTGGTCGAACTCGGCGCACTCGTCGACGACGATGATCTGGCCGCGCTGCGCGGCCTGCTCGGCAACGCCATGGACGGCAAGCGCCTCGCGATGGCCTCCGCGGCTGTCGCCGAACTCCCCGAGACGGCCCCGCCGAAGCTGCGGGACGTGCTGATCCGGGTGTCGACCGTGCTGGTGGAGACCCTCGTCGAACATCCCGAGGAACGTCTCGTCCTGGGCGGCACCGCCAATCTCACTCGCAACGCCGCCGACTTCGGCCTGCCCGGTTCGCTGCGCCAAGTTCTGGAAGCGCTCGAGGAGCAAGTCGTCGTCCTCAAGTTGCTGGCCGCGACCCAGCAGCCCGGCACCGTGACTGTGCGGATCGGCGAGGAAACCCAGGTCGAGCAGATGCGCACCACCTCGGTGGTGTCCACCGCCTACGGCACCTCGGGCGCCGTGCTCGGCGGCATGGGCGTGCTCGGACCGACCCGGATGGATTACCCCGGCACCATCGCCTCGGTGGCGGCGGTTGCCCGCTACATCGGCGAAGTTCTCGCCGAACGCTGA
- the dnaJ gene encoding molecular chaperone DnaJ translates to MARDYYGLLGVAKNATDQEIKRAYRKLARELHPDVNPDEAAQAKFKEVSAAYEVLSDPERRRIVDLGGDPLESGGAGGGFAGAGFGGLGDVFEAFFGGMNASGGSRKPRGRVQPGADSLIRTRLSLAECAVGVTKHLTVDTAILCDVCTGAGTNGNSKPVRCETCGGAGEVQSVQRSFLGQVLTSRPCPTCRGAGETIPDPCHKCGGDGRVRSRREIAAPIPAGVANGMRVRLAAQGEVGPGGGHAGDLYVEVVEQPHDVFVRDGDDLHCTVRVPMVDAALGTTVVIDTILDGPVELTIPAGTQPGEVSVLRGHGMPRLRSGTRGELLAHLDIVVPTKLDTKQTDLLRKYKGMRERDRAEVMSAQSEHNSGLFARLRASFSGR, encoded by the coding sequence GTGGCACGGGATTACTACGGACTGCTCGGCGTCGCGAAGAACGCGACCGACCAGGAAATCAAACGCGCCTACCGCAAGCTGGCGCGCGAACTGCATCCCGACGTCAACCCCGACGAAGCGGCGCAGGCCAAGTTCAAAGAGGTCTCGGCGGCCTACGAGGTGCTGTCGGATCCGGAGCGGCGGCGCATTGTCGACCTGGGCGGTGATCCGCTGGAATCCGGCGGCGCCGGCGGTGGCTTCGCGGGTGCCGGTTTCGGCGGGCTCGGCGATGTCTTCGAGGCATTCTTCGGCGGCATGAACGCCTCCGGCGGTTCGCGCAAGCCACGCGGCCGGGTGCAGCCGGGCGCCGATTCGCTGATCCGGACCAGGCTCAGCCTGGCCGAGTGCGCCGTCGGCGTGACCAAGCATCTGACCGTCGACACCGCGATCCTCTGCGACGTCTGCACCGGTGCGGGCACCAACGGCAACTCCAAGCCGGTGCGTTGCGAAACCTGTGGCGGCGCAGGCGAAGTCCAGTCGGTGCAGCGTTCGTTCCTGGGCCAGGTGCTGACCTCGCGTCCGTGCCCGACCTGCCGCGGTGCGGGCGAGACCATTCCCGATCCGTGCCACAAGTGTGGTGGCGACGGCCGGGTGCGTTCGCGTCGCGAGATCGCCGCGCCGATCCCGGCGGGTGTCGCCAACGGCATGCGCGTGCGGCTGGCCGCGCAGGGTGAGGTCGGCCCCGGCGGCGGTCACGCGGGTGACCTCTACGTCGAGGTCGTCGAGCAGCCACACGACGTGTTCGTCCGCGACGGCGACGACCTGCACTGCACCGTCCGGGTGCCGATGGTCGACGCGGCGCTGGGCACCACCGTCGTCATCGACACCATCCTCGACGGCCCGGTCGAACTGACCATCCCCGCCGGCACGCAGCCCGGCGAGGTCTCGGTGCTGCGGGGCCACGGCATGCCGCGGCTGCGCTCCGGTACGCGCGGCGAGCTGCTGGCGCACTTGGACATCGTGGTGCCGACCAAGCTCGACACCAAGCAGACCGACCTGCTGCGCAAGTACAAGGGCATGCGTGAGCGCGATCGTGCCGAGGTGATGTCGGCCCAGTCCGAGCACAACAGCGGCTTGTTCGCCCGGCTGCGCGCGTCGTTCAGCGGGCGCTGA
- a CDS encoding 16S rRNA (uracil(1498)-N(3))-methyltransferase, producing MAATVFYLDDIPEAGAIAVLDGPEGRHAATVRRIGVGEPITLSDGQGVVAESEVVAAQKDRLELQVLARRLAEPVTPRVTVVQALPKSDRSELAVELMTEAGADTIIPWQAVRCVSKWEGKAAKAVDKWRAAARSAARQSRRPYIPEVADLHRTRDLLDLVRKAKADGAIVAALHESGAARFTELSFDGVPEVILIVGPEGGLDDAELAALTEAGAQAVLLGPTVLRTSTAAAVALGALGALTPRW from the coding sequence TTGGCCGCCACCGTCTTCTATCTCGACGACATCCCGGAAGCGGGCGCGATCGCGGTGCTCGACGGCCCCGAGGGGCGGCATGCCGCGACCGTGCGCCGGATCGGGGTCGGCGAGCCGATCACCCTGTCCGACGGGCAGGGTGTGGTCGCCGAGTCGGAAGTGGTTGCGGCGCAGAAGGATCGGCTGGAGCTGCAGGTCCTGGCGCGGCGCCTGGCCGAGCCGGTGACGCCGCGGGTGACCGTGGTGCAGGCGTTGCCGAAATCGGATCGCTCCGAGCTGGCGGTCGAGTTGATGACCGAGGCGGGCGCCGACACGATCATTCCGTGGCAGGCGGTGCGCTGCGTCAGCAAGTGGGAAGGCAAGGCGGCCAAGGCCGTTGACAAGTGGCGGGCCGCGGCCCGCTCGGCCGCGCGGCAGTCGCGTCGTCCCTATATTCCGGAAGTCGCTGATCTGCACCGTACTCGGGACCTGCTGGACCTGGTCCGCAAGGCGAAAGCGGACGGCGCCATCGTCGCCGCCCTGCACGAGTCCGGCGCCGCCCGCTTCACCGAGCTGTCGTTCGACGGTGTGCCGGAGGTGATTCTGATCGTCGGCCCCGAAGGGGGACTTGACGATGCGGAGCTGGCGGCTTTGACCGAGGCGGGTGCCCAGGCAGTACTGCTGGGGCCGACGGTGCTCCGTACCTCGACAGCCGCGGCGGTCGCGCTCGGTGCCCTGGGCGCTCTCACCCCACGCTGGTAA
- a CDS encoding PhoH family protein, which translates to MGSVDNGTGPAPRTVRSSIELAPESVFPFLGSADQNLRELERLLDADIHVRGNSVTLSGKAADVALAERVIEQLVALTGRNRVVTPEAVRHTVSMLTEGSSDSPAEVLSLDILSRRGKTIRPKTLNQKRYVDMIDANTIVFGIGPAGTGKTYLAMAKAVQALQAKQVTRIILTRPAVEAGERLGFLPGTLNEKIDPYLRPLYDALHDMMDPEAIPKLMAAGVIEVAPLAYMRGRSLNDAFIILDEAQNTTAEQMKMFLTRLGFGSKMVVTGDISQVDLPGGARSGLRAASEILTDIDDIAFAELTSSDVVRHRLVSDIVDAYDRHESETRPAVGQHYPGNRAQRRAAGRTDRR; encoded by the coding sequence ATCGGATCCGTAGACAACGGCACGGGGCCCGCACCGCGAACCGTGCGCTCCAGCATCGAGCTCGCTCCGGAATCCGTGTTCCCATTCCTTGGTTCGGCTGACCAGAACCTGCGTGAGCTCGAGCGGCTGCTCGACGCGGACATCCACGTCCGCGGTAACTCCGTGACCCTGTCCGGCAAGGCGGCCGATGTCGCCCTGGCCGAGCGGGTCATCGAACAGCTCGTCGCGCTCACCGGGCGTAACCGGGTGGTGACGCCGGAAGCGGTGCGGCACACGGTATCGATGCTCACCGAGGGCTCTTCGGATTCCCCGGCCGAGGTGCTGAGCCTGGATATTCTGTCCCGGCGCGGCAAGACCATCCGGCCCAAGACGCTGAACCAGAAGCGCTACGTCGACATGATCGACGCCAACACCATCGTCTTCGGCATCGGCCCCGCCGGTACCGGCAAGACCTACCTGGCGATGGCCAAGGCCGTGCAGGCGCTGCAGGCCAAACAGGTCACCCGGATCATCCTCACCCGCCCCGCGGTCGAGGCCGGCGAGCGTCTGGGCTTCCTGCCCGGCACCCTCAACGAGAAGATCGACCCGTACCTGCGCCCGCTCTACGACGCCCTGCACGACATGATGGATCCGGAAGCGATTCCGAAGCTGATGGCCGCCGGCGTCATCGAGGTCGCCCCCCTCGCCTACATGCGCGGCCGCAGCCTCAACGACGCCTTCATCATCCTCGACGAGGCCCAGAACACCACCGCCGAGCAGATGAAGATGTTCCTCACCCGTCTCGGCTTCGGCTCCAAAATGGTTGTCACCGGCGACATCAGCCAGGTCGACCTCCCGGGCGGCGCCCGCTCCGGCCTCCGCGCGGCCAGCGAAATCCTCACCGACATCGACGACATCGCCTTCGCCGAACTCACCTCCAGCGACGTCGTCCGGCACCGCCTGGTCTCCGACATCGTCGACGCCTACGACCGCCACGAATCCGAGACCCGCCCTGCCGTCGGCCAGCACTACCCGGGCAACCGCGCCCAGCGCCGCGCCGCCGGCCGCACCGACCGACGGTAA
- the ybeY gene encoding rRNA maturation RNase YbeY, with amino-acid sequence MSIEIANESGVDVPEEELVSVARFVIGRMDVHPAAELSMVLVDLDTMADLHMRWMDLPGPTDVMSFPMDELEPGGRPDSPEPGPSMLGDIVLCPEFAAAQARKAGHSLDHELALLTVHGVLHLLGYDHAEPEEEKEMFALQARLLEEWYESLREARVRAELAERDAQLLGKAGFTTPGEDLGAP; translated from the coding sequence GTGAGCATTGAGATCGCCAATGAGTCGGGTGTCGACGTTCCCGAAGAAGAGCTGGTCAGTGTCGCGCGGTTTGTGATCGGGCGGATGGACGTGCATCCTGCGGCGGAGCTGTCGATGGTGCTGGTCGATCTCGACACCATGGCGGATCTGCATATGCGCTGGATGGATCTGCCGGGGCCGACCGATGTGATGTCGTTCCCGATGGATGAGCTGGAGCCGGGTGGGCGGCCGGACAGCCCGGAGCCGGGGCCGTCGATGCTCGGCGACATCGTGCTGTGCCCGGAGTTCGCGGCGGCGCAGGCGCGCAAGGCGGGGCATTCGCTGGATCACGAGCTGGCGCTGCTGACCGTGCACGGTGTGCTGCATCTGCTCGGGTACGACCATGCCGAACCCGAGGAAGAGAAAGAGATGTTCGCGCTGCAGGCGCGGCTGCTCGAGGAGTGGTACGAGAGCTTGCGGGAGGCGCGGGTGCGGGCCGAGCTCGCCGAACGCGACGCGCAGTTGCTGGGTAAAGCCGGATTCACCACACCGGGTGAAGATCTAGGCGCTCCGTGA
- a CDS encoding hemolysin family protein — MSSLTQIILAVLLVPLGGLFAGVDAALNTISPARLDDMVRAERPGAIRLRRIVDDRARYVNLMVLLRILCEIGATVLLASALIGMISQGWALLITATVMVLVDYVVIGVGPRTLGRQHAYTLALAAAVPLQFIGMILGPVSRLLILIGNAVTPGKGFRNGPFASEIELREVVEMASERGVVADDERRMIQSVFELGDTSAREVMVPRTEMVWIEQDKTAAQAMSLAVRSGHSRIPVIGENVDDIQGVVYLKDLVPYADRSRQVRVDEVMRPAVFMPDSKPLDDLLDEMQRRRNHMALLVDEYGGIAGLVTIEDVLEEIVGEIADEYDTDETPPVEDLGDGRFRVSARLAVDDLAELYGLEIEEEDVDTVGGLLAHALGRVPLPGSQVEVHGLVLRGEGHADGRGRMRVHTVEVRQAPRKTRGEEPNGETPEHDEDGDTDD; from the coding sequence GTGAGTTCGCTCACCCAAATAATTCTGGCGGTGCTGCTCGTCCCGTTGGGCGGGCTGTTCGCCGGTGTCGACGCGGCGCTGAACACGATCTCCCCGGCCCGCCTCGACGACATGGTGCGCGCCGAACGCCCCGGAGCGATCCGGCTGCGCCGCATCGTGGACGACCGGGCGCGCTACGTGAACCTGATGGTGCTGCTGCGCATCCTGTGCGAGATCGGCGCCACCGTGCTGCTCGCCTCGGCGCTGATCGGCATGATCAGCCAAGGCTGGGCGCTGCTGATCACCGCCACGGTGATGGTGCTGGTCGATTATGTGGTGATCGGTGTCGGCCCGCGCACCCTGGGCCGTCAGCACGCCTACACCCTGGCGCTGGCGGCGGCGGTGCCGTTGCAGTTCATCGGCATGATCCTCGGCCCGGTCAGCCGTTTGCTGATCCTCATCGGTAATGCGGTCACCCCCGGTAAAGGTTTTCGCAACGGTCCCTTCGCCTCCGAGATCGAGTTGCGCGAAGTCGTCGAAATGGCCAGCGAGCGCGGCGTTGTCGCCGACGACGAGCGCCGCATGATCCAGTCGGTCTTCGAGCTGGGTGACACCTCCGCGCGCGAAGTGATGGTGCCGCGCACCGAGATGGTCTGGATCGAACAGGACAAGACCGCGGCCCAGGCGATGTCGCTGGCGGTACGCAGCGGCCACTCCCGGATTCCGGTGATCGGCGAGAACGTCGACGACATCCAGGGTGTCGTCTACCTGAAAGACCTTGTGCCGTACGCAGATCGGAGTCGGCAGGTGCGCGTCGACGAGGTGATGCGACCCGCGGTGTTCATGCCCGACTCCAAACCGCTGGACGACCTGCTCGACGAAATGCAGCGCCGCCGGAACCATATGGCGCTGCTGGTCGACGAATACGGCGGCATCGCCGGCCTGGTGACCATCGAGGACGTGCTCGAGGAAATCGTCGGGGAAATCGCCGACGAATACGACACCGATGAGACCCCTCCGGTAGAAGACTTGGGCGACGGCCGTTTTCGAGTCTCGGCCCGGCTCGCGGTGGACGATCTGGCCGAGCTGTACGGGCTGGAGATCGAGGAGGAGGACGTCGACACCGTCGGTGGCCTGCTCGCGCACGCTCTGGGCCGGGTGCCGCTGCCGGGTTCCCAGGTCGAGGTGCACGGTCTGGTGCTGCGTGGCGAGGGTCATGCGGACGGGCGAGGGCGGATGCGGGTGCACACGGTCGAGGTGCGCCAGGCGCCGCGGAAAACCAGGGGCGAGGAGCCGAATGGCGAGACGCCCGAACATGACGAGGATGGAGACACCGATGACTGA
- a CDS encoding cytidine deaminase, producing MTELDDEDTKLVVLARGALARTGGASGAAVRDTDGRTYAAGEVGLQALRLTALQAAVAAAISSGAEGFEAAVVVGGRLSDGGVAAVREVSSEARIVFTDKDGAVFEIVDDAAEVSHG from the coding sequence ATGACTGAATTGGACGACGAGGACACCAAACTGGTGGTCCTGGCTCGTGGTGCGCTGGCCCGCACCGGCGGTGCGAGCGGTGCCGCGGTGCGCGACACCGACGGCCGCACCTATGCCGCCGGTGAGGTCGGGCTGCAGGCGCTGCGGCTGACCGCCTTGCAGGCCGCCGTCGCGGCCGCGATCTCCAGTGGCGCAGAGGGTTTCGAGGCCGCCGTGGTGGTCGGCGGACGACTCTCCGACGGTGGGGTCGCCGCGGTGCGCGAGGTGTCCTCCGAGGCCCGGATCGTGTTCACCGACAAGGACGGCGCGGTGTTCGAGATCGTCGACGACGCCGCCGAGGTGTCCCATGGCTGA
- the era gene encoding GTPase Era: MADAPEFRSGFVCFVGRPNTGKSTLTNAMVGAKIAITSSRPQTTRHTIRGIVHRSNFQLILVDTPGLHRPRTLLGQRLNDLVRDTYSEVDVVALCIPADEKIGPGDRWIVEQIRQVAPKTTLLGVVTKIDKVSRDEVAGQLMAVSKLLGENSDVVPVSAVRGEQVDVLAEVIASKMPEGPAFYPDGELTDEPEETLMAELIREAALEGVRDELPHSLAVVIEEIVPREREEEERDKQVKELLDVHANLYVERPSQKAIVIGKGGARLKEVGTNARKQIESIFGTRIYLHLHVKVAKDWQRDPKQLRKLGF; the protein is encoded by the coding sequence ATGGCTGACGCACCCGAATTCCGTTCCGGCTTCGTCTGTTTCGTGGGCCGGCCGAATACCGGCAAGTCGACGCTGACCAACGCGATGGTCGGCGCGAAGATCGCGATCACCTCCTCGCGCCCGCAGACCACCCGCCACACCATCCGCGGCATCGTGCATCGTTCGAACTTCCAGCTGATCCTGGTCGACACCCCCGGCCTGCACCGTCCCCGCACGCTGCTCGGTCAGCGTTTGAACGATCTTGTGCGCGATACGTATTCGGAAGTCGACGTGGTCGCGCTGTGCATTCCGGCGGACGAGAAGATCGGCCCGGGCGACCGCTGGATCGTCGAGCAGATCCGGCAGGTGGCACCGAAGACGACGTTGCTCGGTGTGGTCACCAAGATCGACAAGGTGTCTCGGGACGAGGTCGCCGGACAGTTGATGGCGGTCTCCAAGCTGCTCGGTGAGAACTCCGATGTGGTGCCGGTGTCGGCGGTGCGGGGCGAGCAGGTCGATGTCCTGGCCGAGGTCATCGCCTCGAAAATGCCGGAGGGCCCGGCCTTCTACCCCGACGGCGAACTCACCGACGAGCCCGAGGAAACCCTCATGGCCGAGCTCATCCGCGAGGCCGCGCTGGAGGGCGTGCGCGATGAACTCCCGCACTCGCTGGCCGTGGTCATCGAGGAGATCGTCCCGCGTGAGCGCGAGGAAGAGGAGCGCGACAAGCAGGTCAAAGAACTCCTCGACGTGCACGCCAACCTCTATGTCGAACGCCCCAGCCAGAAGGCCATCGTCATCGGCAAGGGCGGTGCCCGCCTCAAGGAGGTCGGCACAAACGCCCGCAAGCAGATCGAGAGCATCTTCGGCACTCGGATCTATCTGCACCTGCATGTGAAGGTAGCCAAGGATTGGCAGCGCGACCCGAAGCAGTTGCGCAAGCTCGGTTTCTAA
- a CDS encoding serine/threonine-protein kinase: MAVAEGMDFAGYRLEGHLGAGGMGTVFLAQHPRLPRKDALKILAEEHSGDSRFRARFLREAEVAARLHHPNLVAVRDRGQHDGRLWIAMQYIDGVDLAELIRRGRLPIERVLRIISEVAKGLDAIHRAGLLHRDVKPANILVEEQPGRPDRVLVTDFGIARPADDTATLAGGLTATLAYAAPEQISGGPVDQRADIYALGCVLYELLTGTVPFARDDPAALVYAHLNDTPPKPSNAGAAPGFDEVIATALAKRPEDRFASCGALAAAAEVAAESTVRLDATPAPRRRTARRRLLIGAALLAIVLTGVTTAVALGREETVPRGSTATTIGPQTAVDTVSWGAYTYVAQAFPELMPASQFGAGYQELYACRPVNEDRRELSVDVYVPVGRVHCLGNREPAVSLDVVCNADRSPIAPPRIFDWAEGDESWTRGSGAGNLHWGTYMGLESVVAGYLRVYFDDADRNFCYLVVTGGASGAELRSRWWTGAPL; encoded by the coding sequence GTGGCTGTCGCCGAAGGCATGGACTTTGCCGGGTATCGATTAGAAGGTCATCTCGGTGCCGGGGGCATGGGCACGGTGTTCCTCGCGCAGCATCCGCGGCTGCCGCGTAAGGACGCGCTGAAAATCCTGGCCGAGGAGCATTCCGGAGATTCCAGGTTCCGTGCCAGATTCCTGCGCGAGGCCGAGGTCGCCGCGCGGCTGCATCACCCGAACCTGGTGGCGGTGCGCGACCGTGGTCAGCACGACGGCCGGTTGTGGATCGCGATGCAGTACATCGACGGCGTCGACCTCGCCGAGCTGATCCGGCGCGGGCGGTTGCCGATCGAGCGGGTTCTGCGGATCATCAGCGAGGTCGCCAAGGGGCTGGACGCGATCCACCGGGCGGGGCTACTGCATCGGGATGTGAAGCCGGCCAACATTTTGGTCGAGGAGCAGCCCGGGCGGCCTGATCGGGTACTGGTCACCGATTTCGGTATCGCCCGCCCGGCCGACGATACGGCGACGCTGGCCGGTGGTCTCACGGCCACCCTGGCCTACGCCGCGCCGGAGCAGATCAGCGGCGGCCCGGTCGATCAGCGCGCCGACATCTACGCGCTGGGTTGTGTGCTCTACGAGTTACTCACGGGGACAGTGCCTTTCGCGCGTGACGACCCGGCCGCGCTGGTCTACGCGCACCTGAATGACACACCGCCGAAACCGTCGAATGCCGGGGCCGCACCGGGATTCGACGAGGTGATCGCCACCGCGCTGGCCAAACGCCCGGAGGACCGGTTCGCCAGCTGCGGTGCGCTGGCGGCCGCGGCGGAGGTGGCGGCCGAGTCGACCGTGCGGCTCGACGCGACTCCGGCGCCGCGTCGTCGCACCGCGCGTCGCCGCCTGCTGATCGGCGCGGCGCTGCTCGCGATCGTGCTGACCGGTGTGACGACGGCGGTGGCGCTGGGCCGGGAGGAGACCGTGCCGCGCGGGTCGACAGCCACCACCATCGGCCCGCAGACCGCCGTGGATACAGTGTCCTGGGGCGCGTACACCTATGTCGCGCAGGCATTTCCGGAGTTGATGCCGGCCTCGCAGTTCGGTGCCGGCTATCAGGAACTGTATGCCTGCCGCCCGGTGAACGAGGATCGGCGGGAACTCTCCGTCGACGTCTACGTACCCGTCGGCCGAGTTCATTGCCTGGGTAACCGGGAGCCCGCGGTCAGCCTGGACGTCGTCTGCAACGCGGATCGTTCGCCCATCGCGCCACCGCGGATCTTCGATTGGGCCGAGGGCGACGAGAGCTGGACTCGGGGCTCGGGTGCCGGAAATCTGCACTGGGGGACCTACATGGGTCTCGAGAGCGTCGTCGCCGGCTATCTGCGCGTCTACTTCGACGATGCCGATCGCAACTTCTGCTACCTCGTCGTGACCGGCGGTGCGTCCGGCGCCGAACTACGGTCGCGCTGGTGGACGGGTGCGCCGCTGTGA